gttacattaaaagacgtcatatgtatttttactacaaaatacaataagtgagtttcatttgcctttttacccttttatatttttgggctgagaatacatgcgcaatttttataattgttttacgaaatagacacaagtaatcgaaactacattatatggttgaatgatcgaagccgaatatgccccttttgcttggtaacctaagaattagtaaaccgatctactaattgacgcgaatactaaagatagatctattgggcctaacgaaccccatccaaagtaccggatgctttagtacttcaatgttgttttatcatgtccgaaggatttccaagaatgataggggatattcttatatgcatcttgttaatgtcggttaccaggtgttcaatccatatgaataatatttttgtctctatgcatgggacgtatatttatgagaaatggaaatgaaaatcttgtggtctattaaaattatgaaaatgatcgtttatgataaactaatgaactcaccaaccttttggttgacactttaaagcatgtttattctcaggtatgaaagaaatcttccgctgtgcattagctcattttaaggatattacttgaagtcattcatggcatatttcgaaagatgttgcattcgagtcgttgagttcatcaagattattattaagtcaattatagttggaagtattatgaaatggtatgcattccgttaacttttgatgtaaagaaagtttatcttttaaaaacgaatgcaatgtttgtaaaatgtatcatatagaggtcaagtacctcgcgatgtaaccaactattgtgaatcgtttgtaatcgatatggacttcgtccggatggattaggacgggtcgcttcaatttTGCTACAAAATTGATCGGTTTAGCATCAAAGGCTAGAACTCTTGGTTATGAGCTTAAAGAAGTGGACTTAGTGAAAAGATTGTTTGATTCTATGCCTATGTCGTTTCTCCAAATTGTGGCGTCTATAGAGCAATGTTTCGAGTTGGATAAAATGTTGTTTGATGAAGCCGTTGGAAGATTGAAGGCATATGAAGAGCGTATCAAAGGAACCGAGAAAATAGAGGGCATTCAAGGTGGTTTGTTGTTGGCTAGTGAGGAAAAAACACACGGGTGTAAACATTGTGGCCATGGCAGTTCAAATCGTGAAGACTTTGGGCGTGGTCGGGGGAGAGGCCGTGGGTCCGTAAAAAGTCGAGATGTTAATGAACGTGTCCGGGACAAAAGCCGTGTTAGATGCTTCAAGTGTGGTGAATTTGGCCATTTCAACAACGAGTGTCCTACATGGGAGAAGCAAGCAAACTTGATTGAGGAGGAACCGGCGTTATAGTGATAAACCgattaagggggtgattgttgggtttaatcggttataataattttaatatattaattgttatgtttaaataaattaattagtgGTTTTAGTAGAAATTGATATTCCATATTTAGCTGATTTGGTAGATCAAATACGAATGTAATAGATATTATTCTTTTGGGACAAGTTACTTGTATGCTATATAAAGCCATAATATGATTAATAAAAGTGTGTGGTTAATTATAATTTCATTCTAACGTATTGTTACGAACGTCAAAAGCTCCTGtctttattatcatcattttatcaATTTAGATTTAGTGTTATTTAAGTTTTGATTCTACAAAACCAGGTATTGTAATTTACAGCTGATATAAGATTATGTCAACAATTTTAGAAGAAAAAGTTCTATAGTTATAGAGGGATTCTACAAACTCAAATGTGGTGGTCAAAAAGTAACATAAATGTAATGAATATTTTAACAATTTGAAGCTCAAAGTTAGCTCGTTTGACCGAATAGTCAAAACTGGAATAAACAGAGTTAATTATCTGAAATGTGAGGTTTTGGTTTCTTGAGGCTTAATGATCTCTTCATTACAATTGGTAGATAAGAACCCGAGCAAACAAGTAGCTATGTTTCAGGCCGCAATAAATTTGATGATCGAAAGTTCAAGTTGATAGTGTTCTAAAAGACATGACAACAACCATGAAACAACTGAATAGATCAGATGAAGCGATTGAAGCTATCAAATTTTTTGAGTCTCTTGAAAACATTTTGCATACATAATACAAGGTACATTACAATAATACTTGAATTTACCTCTTACCATTTTTGTAATCTGTAATACTTATGTTTCAAATGTCGAATAAATGATTTGAACATTTTTACAGAGGTTTGGACGACTATATTAGACCGTGTTGACTAAGTTTACAACTGTAACCTATTGTTGACCGTGTTACTAAGTTTTCATATAAAGTGTACAGTAGGTTACAGTTGTAAACTTAGTCAACACGGTCTAATAGACTAGACGAATAGACAGGAGTGTCTATGCTAAGGGTAAAACTTAGTGAGGATGAAACAACACGGAATTTGAACAAAATCGAGACTTGCAAGATCACAGGGAAAGAATATTTAAATCACAATGGGACAAGAGTATTCATGGTTATAGGGCAAGTTGGTAAAAATTATAAGACTTCAAACTATTTTAGTAATTACATTATCCAATTATATTTAAGTAAAATATTTTTTGGTCTCAATTTGGAATGTTGATGATGCAGAAAAGCGCGTTCATTGGAGCCAGATAAAACCAATCAGTGTAACCTAGCGATTAGCTTGATGTACACCGTTTACACTACCTTGTGATAAATCTGACTCAGATGGTGGTTATTTATGAAATTACAACTTCTGCATTTTGTTGAAAACGAATATGTTCAGGTGAATCTACCTAGTAAAGCGAGTGAAATGTCGACAGAATCAGGAACACATAGGAAAAGTTGGCTGATATGATTGAAGACGAAGAGTATGACAACAACATTGTTATTAAATTCATAATATATGCATATTTAATTATTTCCTTTTGATAATTAAATACTATTTGATTGTAGGAGCTTACAAAGAGTTACATTTTCGTCTTTGTACCCTGGTTGGTTGCATTGCTACAACAAGGTTTTTCAGTGAACACATTCCACTGTTTCGTAAACGTACAACTTTTACTGCAAGAGGTAAAGTTCATGGATGCAGAAATTTTGTAATGAAATTTTTAGGTAGTATTTGATTTAAGCTTAACGAAATCTGGCGTGTGTTGGAGTTGGAATAAGAACTTTGCTTCTCTTAAAAATCAGATTTCACAAGAAGCTAGTGATGCCGAGAAAGCTCGGTGGGAGGTTAGTAGCGGCAATTTCAGGATTATATATCAATGGGGTTTCGAAATTTTTTCCAGTACtaactatattaattatattagaATGTTATTTTAGTGATAGTTTATCTTCAAAGAAATTATAAATTTGACAAATATATGAGGTCCGAGTAGTATAATTTGGTGGTATCCtatacaatttaaaagaaaaactgcatatttgaaaaatatatgagGTCATACATTTAAATTTAGTAGTATCCTATACAATTTACAGAGTATTTTCTACTAAAAAATTTCAAATTAGCGGTGCCCTGTAACCACACGAGTCTCTACTTAAATTCACCACACTACTACTGGAGGTCAGTTATAAGCTCTTTGGGTTGGTATAGAattaactagtgttcgaaccctcgcttcgcgccgggggttcggttttcaatgtattttattgcgtttagtttgtaaatttATTTCGTGGCcagcgatgatgtcgttgaagcgcaactcgagtcgaactaaaaggtataacccgtgaaaaatttaattgttattttaaattaacaatatatgtgcatctctgcgtttcgctatggaatgtgtcaatttttaaaaatataacgcaaaataaacgtgtatgaaaagtaccccaaatatttagcgttttttaaaaagagtccgttttgcgtatagctagtgacattgtgttcctaaaattatttcgagtttaacgatgatgtcGGAAGAATTTGACTcgatgcgagcgagaagatatggcccgttgaatatttgagtggagtttatttaagttttttttatgaaaatgataatttgaCACTTTATCCCCGGGGTCGATTTGATTTTTTTGGAAAAGTGTTGGGGCTTTGTTGTgcaaatgataaaaatatatatatattgaaaaggcAAAGATGCCCTTACTATTCATTTCCACTGTCTCTTTTAGAATATAtaggtataataatataatataatataatataatagcaTCAAGAAAATCACAAAGTCAAAGTCAAATTCAAAGTCATGGTATAATTTGTTTGTTGACTTGTTGTAGTTCTAAAAAACAATGCATACATAAATTCGTTTGTTTTATTTGGTTAAGCTTGCGGCATGATCAATTCCAAACGTAACAAGTTGAACATGTAAAATTATGGTAGCATTACAAATATGTAGTCTTTAACATATATCACAATAAGATAAGATATCTCATTATGTAGTCTTTCAAATATAGGGATTAAGTTACTCAGTATTTATGTACTTTTATTTTTATTCTAATTTAGACTATATACCTAGAAAAAAAACTATTGTAGATTACGTACTTTGAAAAAGTGTGCTAATGTAAATAAAAGTTGACCGGTTACCTGTTAGACCGGTTGAACTAATTATGtgtcttttttttttgaaaaaaaattgaaaacATTACACTTAcagtccctgtggtttgttcatTTTGCTTGTGCAGTCCCTAAGTAACGGATGTTAAAAGGTTCGTTAAATCAAATCAAATACCAAGCATCTCACAATCATACTGCTTATGTCCGTTTCCTACTCATGTTTCTGTTCGTTTTCATCATCATGTAACATTTCTCGTCAAGCTTGATCTTTAACTTCATCGACACCGAATTTTTCAAAAATGCAATCTAAATGAATTGAGTTATGATATTAATTACAACATCTCCTAGAAGCAGCGACTAGAAGATTTTTGTTAACGATTTGTGTCAAAGACAACAATCAACAACAGAGTGAATGATGAACATTTAGCATATAGTATTAACAGCAAGTGAACTGTGATTTTTCGATTGGTCATGTTTTTGATGAGGATTCCTTCATGAAACTTGTTGCCAATCCTTCGAGTAACACTCGAGAATCATTAGTAACACATGACTGTTTAACGGAAAAAATTAAGAACGTAGCATGTATAACAAATACCTTATTTATCAGATTAACAAGTTAAGTTTGTTTGCATTAACACACTTTTTATGTTAAATAGTCTACAATAGTATTTTTCTGGTTATATAACATACATTggaataaaaataaaagtatatgaCTATTGAGTACCTTAAACTCTAAAAtatatcacaaatatgtagtttttaaaatataatatgaTATAATTTTTAGTTATTAATCAAAAGTATCAACATACATAGTGTTGCATTACACTAACAATTAACAAAAAGCTTGAAACGGGGTGAAACAAGGTCATGAATATGAAATGATACAAGAACAGTTAGGTCTCAGCTTCATGCTAATCATGCAATCACACTTTTTCATGAGAACAAGTCCCAAATGTAACAAATCTCAATGTTAATAAACTTGGTGCACCATACAATTAGTTAATGCCAATTTCATCAAACCTCAAATTTCATTTCATGCCAACCACAAATTCAAAAACTTGTTACACAAAAGTATGAGCTCTAGCTATAAGTAACACTCAAAACAATTACCAATTAACTATTTTCTCTCAAACAAAGAAGAAATGAGTGAAGCGACAAAAAAAACTGATAGCATCACAAGACTGCTAGGTGGCACTGAGCAAAATTGGTGCAAAGTAACATCAAGTGGCACAGGGATAGCTGTAATGGCACTTCAAGCCTCTAAACACCTAAATATCACACATCTTAAAGAAGTTCTTCACAAAATTCAAAATAATCATCCTATACTTACTTCAATGCTACTCAAAAACATTTCAACAGGCTCAAACTCTTTCATTATCAACCCTCCAATCCCTCACCTTCATCTCAACGTCATTAACCAATCAAAAACATCCGAACTCCTCACCACTCTCGTGACTCGCGGTCCCAACCCACCCCTCTCTCCATTACACATGATCTTCGAGCATGAGCTCAATATCAACGAGTGGACAAGTGTTGGTAGCCGTTCGTTGAGCATGGGAGGGTTTTACTTAATGTATGCTACCTTGTACACGTTGGCAGACGAGAAATGGATCTTGGCAATGCGTTTGCATACGGCGATTTGTGACCGATTAACGGGTGTTTCGTTACTTAGGGAGTTGAGAGAAGTGATTGGAAAAAATGGGGCAGAAGGGCATAAAGAAGGGTATCATATGGCGATTGAGGATCTTATTCCTATCGGGAAGGCTAAGAAGACGATGTGGGAACATGGGAAGGATATGGTAACATACTCGTTTAATACGTTTAGGCTCTCGAAATTGAAGTTTAAAAATGTGAAAGGGCCTTTTAATTCAGAAGTTGTGAGATTCAAAATGAGTTCAAGAGATACTCAACTGCTGTTAGCTGTAAGTTATAACTTCTTAGTTTACTTCAACCGAATTTCAATTCAAAAAGTTTGGTTATCATAGTATATATTGTTATTGAACTTATATGATTCGACTGATACGTAGGGTTGCAAGTCGAGAGGAATCAAGTTTTGTGGAGTAATGGTCGCTGCGATTCTACTTGCAGTCTACTCCTCTAAGCGCCGCTCGAGTAGAAACAACCGCAAAAAATATGGAGTGGTGTTTTTAAACGATTGTCGCTCAGATCTTGATCCACCTCTCTCTCCCTATAATCTTGGTAAgttcctaatttttttttttaggtaaGCATGTTAACGTGCATAAAAATGTTGTACATAACAGTAATGTATTGACTGATACTTTTGTAACATGACTCATTTGTACGCCTTGCGGGATATTACTAATATGACTCATTTGTACGCCTTGCAGGATTTTACCAGTCGGCCATCAACACGATTCAAGAAGTGAAAAGCGGTGAAAACTTATGGGACGTGGCAACAAGAAGCTACACGTCCTTTGCAAGCTCTAAGAACAACAACAAACATTTCACAGATATTGCGGACTTAAACTATCTCATGTCCAAGGCAGTTGATAACCCAAGTTTGACACCAAAGTCTTCCTTGCGAAGCGCATTGGTAACTGTCTTCGAAGATACAATCATCGAGAATGTTAGTGAGTTGCAACAAGATCTTTTACTAGATGACTTTATTGGGTGTGCCTCGATTCATGGAATAGGCCCATCGATCGCTGTTTTTGATACGATTGTGGATGGAAAATTGGATTGTCTTTTTGTTTATCCTTCACCACTTCATTCCAGGGAGCAGATAGAAGGATTGATTGCTCATATACAAAGTAGTCTTGTTGAGGCTACTAAAATGGAGGAAATTTAAACCTTGTATCGTATAGGGTTATTGCATAATTTGTCACATAATTTGCTATCTTTTAATTTTGATAACTGTTTTTATCCAATATAATTACACGGTATATTTGTTGGTATATTTTAACCTCAAGCCGTGGGAGTTTCCTCCTGAGGAGCGGTAGGGGATTGTAATGTTCCTCTCAGGAAATAATTGGGTCGGTGGTTTAAATATCACGTTCGAACTCCATCAAACTTCTAACCACCTTTAAAAAATTATTGGTATATTTTGGTTTATATATACACGTAAAAACAGAACATTGAAATCTATTGTATAGTTTTTTTTTCGGTAAAGGAGGGCAGTACCTCGAACATAATTGAACGCTGAAATATGAAACATGATAGAGGATAGTTCTTGTGAAGGGTGTTTTTATCAAATTTTGAATTTTGTTATTTGTTCGGATTTAACCAAAATCATGGTTGCAAAAGGCGGTTGCGGAGGTTTGGTGATTAGTCCGTCCCCTTTCGTCTAAAAACTTCTAATTGAACGGTCAACGCTAAAAGTCAGGTCAAAGTCGAAAAAATTGAGTTGACTTTTTGTCTGACTTTGTTCTAGTGTAAACGAAAATTTCAAGCCTATTAAAATTCGTTTAGAGAAACACCAACTTACATAGTACTCCGTATTTCCTTAAAGATAAATTAATAATTAcattataaataaaaaaacattAAAAATCCTATATATTATTTGAACTAACACCTCATCATTTTATTTGTGAATcatttattttttaaatatttgGTTTTAAAAAATCTAtgtttgtaatatttatttaatatatttacttaAATGTCAACATTGGTCAATGTGTATCGACCCCGTCTCGACCGATTCAACCTTTCAAGCACCTGATCGACTCATCTCCGTCTCGCATCTTTTCCAACATTGACCGAAATCGAACTGAAGTTAAATTCGATTTTCGTTTCGATTGCATATCGATTAGGACATATGAATTTGTTTTTTGATTTAATTCTAAATAATACCTTTAAAACTATAAACCGATGAAACGATAAATCGAACTAATTAAGTTGAGATTAAAATGGTCATTATGGAGGTTTTGAAGAGCTTTATAAAAAGTGATGCTTTTTAGTTCCCCTTTGTTTGATTCAAATCGAGTAAAGATTAAAGATTATGGTCGGGGGTGAGGGGGGGTGATTCAAAATCTTTATTTGGCTCGTTTTTGGGTGATATAAGCGTTACAGGGGAGTCAGTTTTACAGAATACCGATGTGTATTCATGTGGAAAATGTGATGCAAGTCCTCTTGTGCAAAGTTTAGGCATAATTTACAACTTCATTAGCATCGTGATGATTTTTGTGGCATTTTTACTCGCGTTGATGAAACgtacataatttttttttaaaagttactGATCAGATGCGGCACATCTAAGCCAATGCGGGGGATCTGTCCTAAATGCGGCGCATCCGGATCGAGTGATAATATCAACATTCATCACGACGGTTTCAGATGCAACACATCTGTTAGATGTGGCACGTCTTGCCCATATCACCTTAGTTTTTCACTCTTAAACAAGTTTTGACCATTTTGACACCAATATTCTTTCAACAGCAGATATAAATTATTAAGATGACTAATATCATTCCACACATCCAACCAAGCAAGCGTGTCATGACCATATCCGAGTTGGTGAAAAAAATGTTTGTGAATCACATTATGCGTAAGTAATATCTTTCTCCAACTCCAACTAGCATTCGGCTTAACGGAAACATCCCAAAAAAGATATATTATGTAAATGATACGCATGTATTCATTTTACCCACAAGGATTCCTTGTGATTTAAAATACGCCAAACGTGGGAAGTCATAAGAGCAATATTCCAATATTTCAACCTTTTAATTCCTAAACCACCTTGGTCTTTAGGAAGACACAAATCATCTCATTTCACTTTCGCCTTTCCTCTTTTCAACTCTCCTTGACACCATAAAAAATCTCGTAAAATTTTCTCAATATCTTTAATAATTGCATCCGGCAAGATAAATACCGATGACCAATAAACTTGCATCTTGGTTAGAACGGATAAAATAAGTTGGACTCTACCAGCAAAAGAGAGAAATTTATTTTTCCAATCCTCTACCTTTTTCTTGACTCTATCAACCAGAATTTTACAATCCTGATATAAAAGGCGAGATGAAACTAACGGAACTCCCAAGTACCGAACATGCAATGTACCTTCGTCAAATGGAAGAATATGGATAATTTGCGCTTTCAAACCCATGAGAACATTTGCGAAGAACGCCGTACTCTTTGGAAGACTTGGAGTTAAACCTGAGCACGCCTTAAATTCATCCAACGCATCTTTTATGACTTTTACCGAATCCACATCAGCTTAAGAGAATAAAAATAGATCGTCTGCAAAGCATAAATTGATAATTTTCAACTTTTCACATTTTGGATGATACTTAAAATAATGCAATTGCGTTGCCCTCCAAGTCAACATCAATGAAAGTACTTCCATAACAAGAGTGAACAAATATGGAGACATTGAGTCACCTTGACGAAGCCCTCTTTTTCCTTGAAAATAACCATGCATCTCTCCATTGATGTTAATAGAAAAAGTAGTAGAAGTGACACACCGTATAATCCATTTAATCATCAGATTAGGAAAACCAAAACCCTTAAGAGTCGACCTCAAGAAATTCCAATCTACGGTGTCATAAGCTTTTTGAATATCAACTTTAAACACGCATCTCTGGACACCCCGATCCAAATGATAATTTTTCATAATTTCTCGAGTTAAGAGAATATTATCCGCAATCCTTCTCCCTGGAATGAATGGCGACTGATTTAAACTAAAATGCCGACTGATTTAAATTAAGTACATCTTCAAGGCTTGATTTAATAAGATTCGTTATAATTTTAGT
This window of the Rutidosis leptorrhynchoides isolate AG116_Rl617_1_P2 chromosome 7, CSIRO_AGI_Rlap_v1, whole genome shotgun sequence genome carries:
- the LOC139859710 gene encoding uncharacterized protein, encoding MVLQMASYTDPKQVWDGLKTRYLGVDRVISARVATLKRELESLRMKEGEMIQTKSVLFQTSSLSLSELVKFVTHRNQIAFTFLNFRDFGSTKIELKTGRFNFATKLIGLASKARTLGYELKEVDLVKRLFDSMPMSFLQIVASIEQCFELDKMLFDEAVGRLKAYEERIKGTEKIEGIQGGLLLASEEKTHGCKHCGHGSSNREDFGRGRGRGRGSVKSRDVNERVRDKSRVRCFKCGEFGHFNNECPTWEKQANLIEEEPAL
- the LOC139859711 gene encoding uncharacterized protein, with amino-acid sequence MSEATKKTDSITRLLGGTEQNWCKVTSSGTGIAVMALQASKHLNITHLKEVLHKIQNNHPILTSMLLKNISTGSNSFIINPPIPHLHLNVINQSKTSELLTTLVTRGPNPPLSPLHMIFEHELNINEWTSVGSRSLSMGGFYLMYATLYTLADEKWILAMRLHTAICDRLTGVSLLRELREVIGKNGAEGHKEGYHMAIEDLIPIGKAKKTMWEHGKDMVTYSFNTFRLSKLKFKNVKGPFNSEVVRFKMSSRDTQLLLAGCKSRGIKFCGVMVAAILLAVYSSKRRSSRNNRKKYGVVFLNDCRSDLDPPLSPYNLGFYQSAINTIQEVKSGENLWDVATRSYTSFASSKNNNKHFTDIADLNYLMSKAVDNPSLTPKSSLRSALVTVFEDTIIENVSELQQDLLLDDFIGCASIHGIGPSIAVFDTIVDGKLDCLFVYPSPLHSREQIEGLIAHIQSSLVEATKMEEI